A single genomic interval of Lynx canadensis isolate LIC74 chromosome A2, mLynCan4.pri.v2, whole genome shotgun sequence harbors:
- the CA2H3orf14 gene encoding uncharacterized protein C3orf14 homolog gives MTSLLAQEIRLSKRHEEIVSQRLMLLQQMENKFLDENKEKASQIQAAQTALKRNLSLLKDIEAAEKSLQTRSHPIPSPEVVSLETLYWASVEEYIPKWEQFLLGRAPYPIGVENENEAEKYHSK, from the exons ATGACTTCGTTGCTTGCTCAAGAAATTCGCCTTTctaaaagacatgaagaaat AGTATCACAACGATTAATGTTACTTCAACAAAtggagaataaatttctagatGAAAACAAGGAAAAGGCATCTCAGATACAAGCAGCTCAAACTGCTCTTAAAAGGAACCTTAGTCTTTTAAAG GATATAGAAGCAGCAGAAAAGTCTCTACAGACCCGGAGTCACCCAATTCCATCACCAGAGGTGGTTTCTCTTGAG actcttTACTGGGCATCAGTAGAAGAATATATTCCCAAGTGGGAACAGTTTCTTTTAGGAAGAGCACCATATCCGATCggtgttgaaaatgaaaatgaagcagaaaaataccACTCAAAATGA